GGGGATGAAGTCACAATTCTAACAGAAAAGGACCCTGAATCTTTGGAAATACTCAGACATTCCACTGCTCATCTGATGGCCCACGCCGTTCAAGAACTTTTCCCAAATGTAAAAGTGACCATAGGACCTACGATTCAAGACGGTTTTTATTACGATTTTGATGTGGAAACCCCTTTTAAAGAGGAAGACTTAGAAAAAATCGAACAAAAAATGATGGAGCTTTCAAAACGTGATCTTAAAATCACAAGAACAGATCTCAGTAGCGATGAAGCCATAAAGATGTTTACTGAAATGGGTGAAACTTACAAGGTTGAAATCATTAGGGATCTCGGTGAACAGGTTGTATCCATTTATTCCCAAGGAAGCTGGCTGGACCTCTGTAGAGGACCTCACCTACCATCCACCGGTTATATAAAGTACTTTAAGCTTTTAAGTGTTGCTGGTGCTTACTGGAGGGGTGATGAAAAAAACAAGATGCTACAGAGGATATATGGCACAGCATGGTTTAAAAAAAGCGATCTTGATGAATACCTAAATAGGTTAGAAGAAGCTAAAAAAAGAGACCATAGAAGATTGGGTAGAGAGTTAGAGCTATTTGCCACTTTCGATGAAATAGGTTCTGGTCTTATCTGTTGGATGCCAAAAGGCGCTAAGGTGAGGGCAACAATAGAAGATTTCTGGAGAAAAGAACATTACGAGCATGGCTATGAACTCCTCTACACTCCCCATATAGGCAAAGCCAACCTTTGGCAAACATCTGGGCATCTGGATTTTTATTCTGAAAATATGTATTCACCAATGGATATAGAAGGGCAAAACTATTTCATTAAACCGATGAACTGCCCCTTCCATATAATGATATACAAATCAAAAAATAGATCCTATAGGGACCTGCCATTGAGATGGGCTGAGCTTGGAACTGTCTATAGATACGAACGTTCAGGTGTTCTACACGGCCTTTTAAGGGTTAGAGGGTTTACACAGGATGATGCCCACATTATATGTGCTCAGGATCAAATAGAGCAGGAAATCCAGGAGGTATTAAATTTTTCCCTATATATATGGAAAACTTTTGGATTTTCCTCAATAAAAGGTTATATCGCCACCAGACCTGAAAAGAGCGTAGGAGATGATCAGATGTGGCAAACCGCAATAAACTCTTTAATGGAATCGATCAAGAGATCCGGAATCGATTTTGAAATAGACGAAGGTGGTGGAGCTTTTTATGGCCCCAAAATAGATCTAAAAGTCAAAGACGCCATAGGCAGGGAATGGCAGATGACAACCATTCAGTTTGATTTTAATCTACCTGAAAGATTTGATATGATATATATCGACAAAGATGGTAAGGAAAAACGCCCTTTCATGGTACATAGAGCTTTGCTTGGCTCCCTTGAGAGGTTTTTTGGAGTGCTTATAGAACATTACGCTGGTGCTTTCCCATTTTGGCTTGCACCTGTTCAGATAAAAATCATGAATATTTCAGATGATCAGAGCGATTATTGTAAAGAGCTATATAGCAAACTGAGAGCAGGTGGTTTTAGGGTGGAATTAGATCTAAGAAACGAAAAAATAGGCTATAAAATAAGAGAAGCCCAGTTGTTTAAAATCCCCCACATGCTGGTGATCGGCAATCAAGAGCTGGAAAACAGCAGAGTCAGTATAAGACTTAGAAATGGAGAAACTAAAAATAATCTTGATTTTTCCGACTATTTTGGTGTAATAGATGATCTAAATAGGTCTAAGACCTTAAATCTTTGGAGGTGATTTATAAGCGACAAAAGTTTGGAAAAAGAGCGGATAAACGAAGAGATTACAGCACCAGAGGTAAGACTAATATTAGAAGATGGCAAACAGGCAGGGATCATTCCAATTTTACAAGCCTTGACAATAGCACAGGAGAGGGGTTACGATCTGGTTGAAGTGGCTCCAACAGCCAAACCACCTGTGTGTAGGCTTTTGGATTATGGAAAATATAAGTTTGAAAAAGAGAAGAAAGAGAAAGAAGCCAGAAAAAAACAGCGCCAAAACATGATTGAAACCAAAGAGATTAAACTTAGACCCAATATAGATGAACATGATTATGAAGTTAAACTTAAGCATATAAAAAGATTCCTCGAAGATGGGGACAAGGTTAAATTAGTAGTAAGGTTTAAAGGTCGGGAAACCATGTTCGGAGAACATGGTATAGAGCTGCTGGACAGAATAACAGCAGACTTGCAAAATCTCTGTGTTGTTGAAAAGAAACCAGAGATGCAGGGTCGTCAACAAGTAATGGTGATAGCACCCAAAAATTAAAATATTTGGAGGAACCATGCCAAAATTAAAAACCCATAAGGGTGCTGCCAAGAGGTTCAAAGTAACAGGCAGCGGAAAAATCAAGTACAAAAGAAGCTTTCTGAGGCACATCCTCACCTCAAAAGCTAGCAAAAGAAAGCGCGCTTTGCGCCACCCTGGCATCCTGGAAGGTGCTGATTGCGCCAACATCAGGAAGCTGTTGCCATATTCATAGTTAAGGAGGATAAAAGTGCCAAGAGCAAAAGGTGGTTTTAAAACCAGAAGAAGAAGGAACAAGTGGCTAAAGATTACCAAAGGGTTCAGAGGTGTAGCCAATAACGTCTACAAAAAAGCCAGAGAATATGGTGAGAGGGCATTAGCCTACGCTTACAAAGGGAGAAAACTCAAGAAAAGAGATTTCAGATCCCTCTGGATTACCAGGATTAATGCCGCAGTTCGTCAATACGGTTTAAGCTACAGCCAATTCATAGGCTTATTACACGCCAAAAATATCGAGGTGGATCGTAAGGCACTCTCAGAGCTCGCTATCAGAAATCCCCAAGAATTTGAAGCGTTGGTAAAACAGGTAAAAAACTAATAAATGGGCGCTTTTAGGCGCCCTTCTTATTGTATGAGTGAGCGATTAAAAGGCTCTATACTTGTTATATTATCTGGAATATTATGGGGGACAACCGGTACATCCCAAGGTCTTGCTCCAAAAGATGCCTCTTCAGCATCAATAGGAGCAATGAGGTTACTCATAGCCGGTATATATTTCCTAACTGTAGCACTGATTAGGGGTAGTCTAAAAGGATACAACATCCTCTTTAGAGATAATGTTATTTTATTATTAGGTGTCATCTCTGTGGTACTATACCAGTTAACCTTCTTCTATGGGGTTAGATTATCCGGTGTTGCCATAGGTACTGTAGTTGGCATTGGAAGCTCCCCAATATGGAGTGGAGTGTTAGGTTTTATCTTTTTGAAGGAAAAACCTTCCAAGATATGGTATACAGCAACCTTTCTGGGTATACTGGGGCTTAATTTAACTTCCTTAGGAGGTAAGTCTAAGGGCGGCTTTGACATATTAGGCATCTTTTTAATGCTTATGGCCGGACTAACGTACGCAGTTTATTCTATATGCGCAAAATATCTAATGAGAAAGTTCTCCGCAGATTTTGTTATGGCTGTTTATTTCATGGGTGGCGCCATAATGTTATCTCCTGTTTTTTTCTTTAACAATATCGGCTGGGTCTTGGAATTAAAAGGGTTACTTTTAATGCTTCATCTTGGCTTCATTGCCACAGCCTTAGCTTATAGCCTGTTCTCAAGGGGATTAAGACTCATACCTGTGGCTCAAGCTACAACACTCTCCCTTACAGAACCTCTAACCGCTTCTATTTTAGGTATAACTGTATTAGGGGAATCGGTCTCCCCCATCAACGGCATAGGCATGTCTCTGATCTTTTTAAGTCTCATTATCCTCTCAAAGAAATAATAATAACCATTGATTTTTTATTATCAAGGTATATCTTTTTTACGTTGATGGAGGAAAATGTGAAAAAGCTTAGAGTCGCTATAAATGGTATGACATGTGCTGCATGTTCCAGTAGAATTGAGAAAAAATTAAGAAAAACAGATGGTATAATAGATGTTGCCATAAATCTCCCATTGAATGCTGGAGAGGTCACATACAACGATGAACTCATAAGTGAAGAAGTTATTATAAAAACGATAAACAATTTAGGCTACCAAGCTGAAAAACAAAAAGATACAAAAAACAAAGATACAAGCAGATTGGACATTATAAAGTTAATAGTTGGATTTTCTTTGAGCTTGCCTCTCTTTATAGGTATGATAGCCCATATATTACACATAAAATCTATGGAATTTCTAATGAACCCTTACCTACAGCTTCTTCTTGCTACTCCTGTTCAATTTTTTTGTGGATATCAATTTTATAAAGGTGCTTTTTACAACTTAAAAACTGGCACCTCAAATATGGATCTATTAGTAGCTCTTGGAACAAGTACCGCATACTTTTATAGTGTATACAATACTTTTTCAGCAGGAAACCTCTACTTTGAGACCTCTTCCATACTCATAACACTGGTATTATTTGGCAAATATTTAGAAAAAAGGGCAACTGGTAAAGCTTCTGATGCCATAAAAAAACTCTTAGAATACGCCCCCAAAAAAGCTAAGCTTTTAAAAGATGATCGGATTGTGGAGGTGGATATTTCGGAAATTAAATCGGAGGATATTCTTTTGGTATCCACAGGTGATAAGGTACCTGTAGATGGTGAAATTATCGATGGTAAAGGTCTAATTGATGAATCGATGATGACCGGAGAACCAATCCCTGTTGAAAAAAATGTAGGGGAGAGTGTCATAGGGGGTACAATCAACACCCATTACATCTTCAAAATGAAAGCTACTTCAACAGCAGAAAACACAGTACTAAGCCAGATAATAAAACTGATAGAAAATGCCCAGACCACAAAAGCACCCATTCAAAGATTTGCCGACCTTGTCTCAGGCTATTTTGTTCCTTCAGTTGTACTTATAGCCATCGTGACTTTCGCTGGATGGTATATTATTACAAAAGAC
The Calditerrivibrio sp. DNA segment above includes these coding regions:
- the rplT gene encoding 50S ribosomal protein L20; translated protein: MPRAKGGFKTRRRRNKWLKITKGFRGVANNVYKKAREYGERALAYAYKGRKLKKRDFRSLWITRINAAVRQYGLSYSQFIGLLHAKNIEVDRKALSELAIRNPQEFEALVKQVKN
- the rpmI gene encoding 50S ribosomal protein L35; this translates as MPKLKTHKGAAKRFKVTGSGKIKYKRSFLRHILTSKASKRKRALRHPGILEGADCANIRKLLPYS
- the thrS gene encoding threonine--tRNA ligase; its protein translation is MEIILPDKNRIQVEDTATVADVAKRISEGLFKKAIAGKVNGKLVDLSNKVNNGDEVTILTEKDPESLEILRHSTAHLMAHAVQELFPNVKVTIGPTIQDGFYYDFDVETPFKEEDLEKIEQKMMELSKRDLKITRTDLSSDEAIKMFTEMGETYKVEIIRDLGEQVVSIYSQGSWLDLCRGPHLPSTGYIKYFKLLSVAGAYWRGDEKNKMLQRIYGTAWFKKSDLDEYLNRLEEAKKRDHRRLGRELELFATFDEIGSGLICWMPKGAKVRATIEDFWRKEHYEHGYELLYTPHIGKANLWQTSGHLDFYSENMYSPMDIEGQNYFIKPMNCPFHIMIYKSKNRSYRDLPLRWAELGTVYRYERSGVLHGLLRVRGFTQDDAHIICAQDQIEQEIQEVLNFSLYIWKTFGFSSIKGYIATRPEKSVGDDQMWQTAINSLMESIKRSGIDFEIDEGGGAFYGPKIDLKVKDAIGREWQMTTIQFDFNLPERFDMIYIDKDGKEKRPFMVHRALLGSLERFFGVLIEHYAGAFPFWLAPVQIKIMNISDDQSDYCKELYSKLRAGGFRVELDLRNEKIGYKIREAQLFKIPHMLVIGNQELENSRVSIRLRNGETKNNLDFSDYFGVIDDLNRSKTLNLWR
- a CDS encoding DMT family transporter, translated to MSERLKGSILVILSGILWGTTGTSQGLAPKDASSASIGAMRLLIAGIYFLTVALIRGSLKGYNILFRDNVILLLGVISVVLYQLTFFYGVRLSGVAIGTVVGIGSSPIWSGVLGFIFLKEKPSKIWYTATFLGILGLNLTSLGGKSKGGFDILGIFLMLMAGLTYAVYSICAKYLMRKFSADFVMAVYFMGGAIMLSPVFFFNNIGWVLELKGLLLMLHLGFIATALAYSLFSRGLRLIPVAQATTLSLTEPLTASILGITVLGESVSPINGIGMSLIFLSLIILSKK
- the infC gene encoding translation initiation factor IF-3, encoding MEKERINEEITAPEVRLILEDGKQAGIIPILQALTIAQERGYDLVEVAPTAKPPVCRLLDYGKYKFEKEKKEKEARKKQRQNMIETKEIKLRPNIDEHDYEVKLKHIKRFLEDGDKVKLVVRFKGRETMFGEHGIELLDRITADLQNLCVVEKKPEMQGRQQVMVIAPKN